The following proteins are co-located in the Legionella busanensis genome:
- a CDS encoding short chain dehydrogenase produces MRILIIGGTGTLGKAVANEFLSRHEVIIAARNKGDIQVDISQLESIQEMYHQVGKVDAVVSTTGQVHFGPLKEFTNENWALGLNNKLMGQVNLVMIGMDYVVDSGSFTLTSGILNRDPIKFGASASLVNGAIDSFVKAASIELPRSLRINVVSPTVLTESMDSYGDFFRGFIPVPSATVAKAFAKSVEGAQTGQVYQVN; encoded by the coding sequence ATGCGTATATTAATTATTGGTGGTACAGGCACATTAGGAAAAGCTGTGGCAAATGAATTCTTATCACGTCATGAAGTCATTATAGCTGCCAGAAACAAAGGTGATATTCAAGTTGATATTAGCCAACTTGAATCAATTCAAGAGATGTATCATCAAGTTGGTAAAGTTGATGCTGTTGTTTCTACAACTGGGCAAGTTCATTTCGGTCCATTAAAAGAATTTACCAATGAAAATTGGGCTTTAGGATTAAATAATAAACTCATGGGCCAAGTCAATTTAGTAATGATAGGAATGGATTATGTGGTAGATAGCGGCTCATTTACTTTAACGAGTGGTATTTTAAACCGTGATCCCATTAAGTTTGGTGCTTCAGCCTCTCTAGTTAATGGCGCTATCGATAGCTTTGTTAAAGCAGCTTCAATCGAGCTTCCTAGGAGTTTACGAATTAATGTAGTAAGCCCTACTGTTTTAACTGAATCCATGGATAGTTACGGTGATTTTTTTAGAGGGTTTATACCTGTTCCATCAGCAACCGTAGCTAAAGCGTTTGCAAAAAGTGTAGAAGGCGCACAAACAGGCCAAGTTTATCAGGTCAATTAA
- a CDS encoding di-heme oxidoredictase family protein, with protein MSKLNCFKSIATILLFFLAFNLYAQDINLALNARAWASTEGLPAKNAVDGNPNTRWGSIIGIDPSWLAIDLGKAYALNRVVIDWEAANAEIYEVQGSNDSNNWTILARRTGGVFGNRTDTVNVSGSYRYIRIYGIKRSVGNQWGYSIWELKVYGTDTNPNPPDEDGDFVPLFSSSTPLEPSTVIEMPTALITRFADRARDRHAREDEFHAYDHYLPFYWEHRTIQVELIDEVAKGGNRIIANVKTLWPLSAPEFRAFYRGVNTVAEYFHNVSMRVTSGDRLNYQTIITTNPKEGRALRNGDRMEIEISQFLANPPRGRANYYGTAFLYIVGQGMVPWEARGVFGNPNTLREDSFPIPVDAWLGGKTTIHHQYSAEPKDLFKQMATNTSNINGQPFMLGRRVHHTDMITGAHSEPGNPNFPELANKVGVNYINRSCVGCHVNNGRGLPPAVGTPLNNYMVVVSSDNGTPHPTVGSVLQPFATTGTPEGSVRIQSWTEMNGLRRPNFQFTPVITRFSPRITPQLVGMGLLEAIPESAILEIANNKNKGNGVAGRIRIIKEYNTGISRVGRFGWKAGNSTVREQIATALRNDMGVQNSVVPTPDCGPQQANCGPSGAVLSDTYLDQLTLYIQLLGVRAQRNSENAVVKQGKAIFSQIGCAACHVPTFTTSPYHPRAELRNQVIHPYTDLLIHDMGPDLADTLPEINNVKPSEWRTAPLWNIGLTAGVSGGEAYLHDGRARTLNEAILWHGGEGAASRTAYQGLSPDLRNALIEFLKSL; from the coding sequence ATGTCAAAGCTCAATTGTTTTAAGTCAATTGCGACTATCTTACTTTTTTTTCTTGCATTTAATTTATATGCACAAGATATTAATTTAGCACTTAATGCTCGTGCTTGGGCTAGCACAGAAGGGCTACCAGCAAAAAATGCTGTTGATGGTAATCCGAATACGCGTTGGGGCTCCATTATTGGTATTGATCCCTCCTGGCTAGCAATTGATTTAGGAAAAGCCTACGCATTAAATAGAGTTGTCATAGACTGGGAGGCAGCTAACGCAGAAATTTATGAAGTTCAAGGTTCTAATGATTCTAATAATTGGACGATATTAGCTAGAAGAACAGGTGGTGTATTTGGAAATCGCACTGATACAGTTAATGTATCGGGTAGTTATCGTTATATACGGATTTATGGCATCAAACGTAGTGTAGGAAATCAGTGGGGATATTCTATTTGGGAATTAAAAGTATATGGCACAGATACTAATCCAAATCCGCCAGATGAAGATGGTGATTTTGTACCTTTATTTTCCAGTAGTACACCTCTTGAACCTAGTACAGTGATAGAAATGCCTACCGCTTTAATCACACGTTTTGCAGATCGGGCTCGAGATAGACACGCTCGTGAAGATGAATTCCATGCCTATGATCACTATCTGCCATTCTATTGGGAGCATCGTACTATCCAGGTAGAATTAATAGACGAAGTAGCTAAAGGTGGTAATAGAATTATTGCCAATGTTAAAACATTATGGCCTTTAAGTGCTCCAGAGTTTAGAGCATTTTATCGAGGCGTTAATACAGTGGCTGAGTATTTTCATAATGTCTCAATGAGAGTAACCAGTGGTGATAGATTAAATTATCAAACAATAATCACTACTAATCCTAAAGAAGGACGCGCCCTTAGAAATGGCGATCGGATGGAAATAGAAATTAGTCAATTCCTTGCTAATCCACCGCGCGGTCGTGCAAATTATTATGGTACCGCCTTTTTATATATTGTTGGTCAAGGAATGGTGCCTTGGGAAGCTCGTGGCGTGTTTGGTAATCCAAATACGTTAAGAGAAGATTCTTTCCCTATTCCTGTGGATGCTTGGTTAGGTGGTAAAACAACTATTCATCATCAATATTCAGCTGAGCCAAAAGATTTATTTAAACAGATGGCTACAAACACATCTAATATTAATGGCCAGCCTTTTATGCTTGGACGTCGAGTTCATCATACTGATATGATAACTGGTGCGCATTCAGAGCCCGGTAATCCAAATTTTCCTGAGTTAGCTAACAAAGTGGGCGTAAATTATATTAATCGCTCATGTGTAGGCTGCCATGTGAATAATGGTCGTGGGTTGCCACCTGCTGTCGGTACTCCTCTGAATAATTATATGGTTGTAGTATCGTCAGATAATGGTACCCCTCATCCCACAGTTGGTTCAGTTTTACAACCGTTTGCTACCACAGGTACACCTGAAGGCAGTGTACGGATCCAGAGTTGGACTGAAATGAATGGATTGCGTCGGCCGAATTTCCAGTTTACCCCTGTAATAACTCGTTTTTCGCCGCGTATCACGCCTCAACTTGTGGGTATGGGCTTATTAGAAGCTATTCCTGAAAGTGCTATTCTTGAAATAGCTAATAATAAAAATAAAGGAAATGGCGTTGCGGGTCGTATTCGAATTATTAAAGAATATAATACAGGAATTTCGCGTGTTGGGCGCTTTGGTTGGAAAGCAGGAAATTCTACTGTAAGAGAGCAAATTGCTACAGCTTTACGTAATGATATGGGCGTACAGAACTCGGTGGTTCCTACACCAGATTGCGGCCCGCAACAGGCTAACTGTGGACCATCAGGAGCGGTTCTTAGTGACACTTATTTAGATCAGTTAACGCTCTACATTCAACTTCTCGGCGTTCGCGCTCAACGCAATTCCGAAAATGCAGTTGTTAAACAAGGTAAAGCTATTTTTAGTCAGATTGGGTGTGCTGCTTGTCATGTGCCAACGTTTACAACCAGTCCTTATCACCCTAGAGCGGAGCTAAGAAATCAAGTTATTCACCCTTATACAGATTTATTAATACACGATATGGGTCCTGATTTAGCAGATACTCTGCCTGAGATTAATAATGTTAAACCATCTGAATGGAGAACAGCACCTTTGTGGAATATTGGCTTAACTGCTGGCGTTAGTGGTGGTGAAGCTTATTTGCATGATGGTCGTGCGCGAACGTTAAATGAAGCTATCTTATGGCATGGTGGGGAAGGTGCAGCAAGCCGGACCGCTTACCAAGGTCTATCACCTGATCTTCGTAATGCCTTAATCGAATTCTTAAAGTCACTCTAA